CCGACGGTGATGCCGCGGCCGAGGAGCACCACGTGCGCGCCGTTGATCTCGATGCCGTGGTGGCGCAGCAGCTGGACGATCCCGTACGGGGTGCAGGGCAGCGGGCCCGGCTCGTTCAGCACCAGCCGGCCGAGCGACATCGGGTGCAGGCCGTCGGCGTCCTTGGCCGGGTCCATCAGCTCCAGGACCCGGTTGGTGTCGATGCCCTTGGGGAGCGGGAGTTGGACGATGTAGCCGGTGCACTCCGGGTTCGCGTTGAGTTCCCGTACGACCGCCTCGATGTCCTCCTGGGAGGCCGTCGCGGGCAGTTCGCGCTGGATGGAGGCGATGCCGACCTCGGCGCAGTCCTTGTGCTTGCCGTTGACGTACCAGCGGCTGCCCGGGTCGTCGCCGACCAGGAGGGTGCCGAGGCCGGGGGTGATGCCCCGGGCCTTGAGCGCCGCCACGCGGGCGGTCAGTTCGGACTTGATCGCGGCGGCGGTGGCCTTGCCATCGAGAATCTGGGCGGTCATGGTCCCATCCTCCCGGATGGGACGGCCCCGGTTCCAGTCGTGGGGGTCCCCGCGGGTTCGTCACAGGCTTGAACCGTTCGTTGCACTTGCACAACAAGTGACGGGCCGGTCGCACCGCGGCTGGACAACTCCGGCCCCATCGGACGACGATGACCGAAAGAGTGCCGCGGGCAGTGCCGGGGGGCGGACCGCACATCGCAGTGTTTTCCTCCGCGCGTGCCGTGCGTCCCCGCACTTCCACGGAGGAACACCCCAAGATGAGCTTCGGCGACCCGAACAACCCGTACGGGCAGCAGCAGCCGGCCCCGCAGGGGCAGCCCGGCTACGGCTACCCCCAGCAGGCCCCGCCCAGCGTCCCGCCGCAGGGTGGTTACGCCTACCCGCAGCAGGCGCCGATGGGCTACCCGAACCAGGCCTACCCGGCGGGTCCCGGCGGATACCCGGGCGCCCAGATGCCGATGCCCGGCGGGGTGAAGGCCGCCCGCGTCATCCTGTTCATCGTCGGCGGCCTCCAGGTCCTGGGCGGGATCGCCGCCCTCGTCGGCGGGGCGCTGTTCGCCTCGGCGTTCTCGGGCTCCTCCAGCTCCTCGGGCTACAGCTCCTCGGCGAGCGACGCGGGCGCGCTCGCGGGCGGCGTGATCGTCGGCATCGGCATCTTCGCCCTGGCCCTGTCGCTGTGGCCGATCCTGACCGCCGCCAAG
The Streptomyces sp. NBC_01296 DNA segment above includes these coding regions:
- a CDS encoding bifunctional methylenetetrahydrofolate dehydrogenase/methenyltetrahydrofolate cyclohydrolase, yielding MTAQILDGKATAAAIKSELTARVAALKARGITPGLGTLLVGDDPGSRWYVNGKHKDCAEVGIASIQRELPATASQEDIEAVVRELNANPECTGYIVQLPLPKGIDTNRVLELMDPAKDADGLHPMSLGRLVLNEPGPLPCTPYGIVQLLRHHGIEINGAHVVLLGRGITVGRSMGLLLTRKSENATVTLCHTGTRDLAAQLRQADIIVAAAGVPHLVKPEDVKPGAAVLDVGVSRDENGKIVGDVHPGVAEVAGWISPNPGGVGPMTRAQLLVNVVEAAERTSTSAG